One window of Hyphomicrobiales bacterium genomic DNA carries:
- a CDS encoding MoxR family ATPase, with protein MSAVDKTHSQIISDIVEEADAAAVRIQAARDAIGTVIFGQETVVERAFTTILAGGHGLLVGVPGLAKTLLVETMGTVLGLDAGRVQFTPDLMPSDILGSEVMDQDDKGKRAFRFIKGPIFTQLLMADEINRASPRTQSALLQAMQEYHVTVASQRYDLPEPFHVLATQNPLEQEGTYPLPEAQLDRFLMQIDVLYPTLEAERRILTETTGANSDVAKPVLDAKELRAIQLLVRKMPVGESVMEAILELVRSARPDLESNNEMTKHIAWGPGPRASQALMLTVRARALLQGRLAPSLDDVLALAEPVLQHRMALSFSARADGVSVRDVIASLKGKIG; from the coding sequence ATGAGCGCGGTAGACAAAACGCATTCCCAGATAATCAGTGATATCGTCGAAGAGGCCGACGCCGCCGCTGTGCGCATTCAGGCTGCACGCGATGCTATTGGAACTGTTATTTTTGGTCAAGAAACCGTGGTTGAACGGGCTTTCACGACTATTTTAGCCGGTGGCCATGGCTTACTCGTCGGTGTGCCAGGGCTTGCAAAAACCTTGCTTGTTGAAACCATGGGCACGGTTTTGGGGCTTGATGCAGGCCGCGTTCAGTTTACGCCGGATTTGATGCCGTCAGACATTTTAGGTTCTGAAGTGATGGACCAAGACGACAAAGGAAAACGCGCCTTCCGTTTTATCAAAGGACCAATTTTCACACAGCTCTTAATGGCTGATGAAATCAACCGAGCCAGCCCGCGCACCCAGTCCGCCCTCTTGCAGGCGATGCAAGAATACCATGTCACGGTGGCCTCCCAGCGCTATGACCTGCCAGAACCATTTCATGTGCTGGCGACCCAAAACCCGCTAGAGCAAGAAGGCACTTACCCATTGCCAGAAGCACAGCTTGATCGTTTTTTGATGCAGATCGATGTGCTCTATCCAACACTGGAGGCTGAACGCCGTATTTTGACGGAAACAACCGGCGCAAATTCTGATGTTGCAAAACCGGTTTTAGATGCAAAAGAATTACGCGCCATCCAGCTACTTGTGCGCAAGATGCCCGTTGGCGAAAGCGTGATGGAAGCCATCCTCGAGCTGGTCCGTTCTGCACGGCCAGATCTAGAGTCAAATAATGAGATGACAAAACACATCGCATGGGGGCCTGGGCCACGCGCCTCGCAAGCCCTGATGCTAACCGTGCGCGCCCGCGCCTTGTTACAAGGTCGCCTTGCGCCATCGCTGGATGACGTACTGGCTTTGGCAGAACCAGTTCTTCAGCATCGTATGGCGCTGTCTTTCTCCGCCCGCGCTGATGGTGTTTCTGTGCGCGATGTCATTGCATCCTTGAAAGGCAAGATTGGCTAA
- a CDS encoding DUF58 domain-containing protein, which produces MVSANGTLEQATDAPFTLLSEAQKTAETLPDLLLEARRVARTIMSGWHGRRMAGPGESFWQFRPFVEGENAAAIDWRRSAREDSIYLRDREWEAAQTAWLWLDLTKSMQFGSSLAGVTKRARAIVLTLAITELLTAGGERTGLLGHTRATTRRNAAEIYAERISRANVLPSDQGMPAPEGINRFSEVVLFGDFLDPITELEKFIHQIARAGTRGHVVQVLDPVEEGFPYTGRVEFQDPESGQKITASRAQSYRDEYRERLESRRQAVKDLCHKLDWTFLVHHTDRPASEAVLTLYHRLAGGRV; this is translated from the coding sequence ATGGTAAGTGCAAATGGCACTTTAGAGCAGGCAACAGACGCCCCGTTCACCCTATTGAGCGAGGCGCAGAAAACGGCTGAGACATTGCCGGATCTGCTGCTGGAAGCACGTCGTGTTGCACGCACCATCATGTCCGGCTGGCATGGCCGCCGCATGGCAGGCCCCGGCGAGAGCTTTTGGCAATTTCGTCCCTTTGTGGAAGGCGAAAATGCCGCCGCGATCGATTGGCGCCGCTCCGCCCGTGAGGACAGTATTTATTTGCGTGATCGTGAATGGGAAGCCGCCCAAACCGCATGGCTGTGGCTTGATCTGACAAAATCAATGCAATTTGGCTCATCGCTCGCTGGCGTCACAAAACGCGCCCGTGCGATTGTTCTCACTCTTGCCATCACCGAGCTTCTCACAGCCGGTGGCGAGCGCACTGGCCTTTTGGGTCATACCCGCGCCACCACACGGCGCAACGCAGCTGAAATTTACGCTGAACGCATTTCACGCGCGAATGTGCTGCCCTCTGATCAAGGCATGCCTGCGCCCGAAGGCATCAATCGGTTTTCCGAAGTTGTCTTGTTTGGTGATTTTCTTGACCCCATCACAGAACTCGAAAAATTTATACATCAAATCGCACGAGCCGGAACACGCGGCCATGTGGTACAGGTACTTGATCCGGTAGAAGAAGGTTTTCCCTATACGGGCCGCGTTGAATTTCAAGACCCTGAAAGTGGTCAAAAGATAACCGCAAGCCGCGCCCAGTCTTACCGCGATGAATATCGCGAACGCTTGGAAAGCCGCCGTCAAGCGGTCAAGGATTTATGTCATAAACTAGACTGGACATTTTTGGTGCATCATACTGATCGGCCAGCCAGCGAAGCCGTTTTGACTCTTTATCATCGCTTGGCAGGAGGGCGCGTTTAA
- a CDS encoding DUF4159 domain-containing protein, with translation MFGTALSFASPAILGALILLPVIWWLLRLTPPRPQRQDFPPTRLLAELTKKEDTPHKSPWWLTAIRLCLAALAIIALAGPFWQPNPVATSSDKPLLLVVDNGWTTARDWPKRAKAARNIVQNAIRLQKPVALVMTTEPENAEVRLIEPEKALESLTAQAPAPYPEDRATTATRLKSATSALGDVDVIWLASPLKTQGDDVLATVLSQIGDVAIRFEPSSRFAITHAGNGASALNITIKRSALTTRPATLRALDKDNLSLADVPVFFKDSALETHADIELPIELRNQITRLNLIGEDGNTIESIGATYLIDDRSRRRSIGLVSGVKNDQAQQPLLSPLYYIRRALEPFTDIRDSGTPNLTEAIPELLQSGVSMIVLADVGTIPVDQTDRLRKFMSKGGTIVRFAGPRLAASEDKLTPVRLRAGDRNLGGSLTWEEPQKLARFSEAGPFAGMNLPDDIEVTRQVLAEPDFDLLKKTWAELEDGTPLVTAEQVGEGWLVLFHVTADATWSNLPISGAFVDMLVKLTAFSSVPASAIADERTNQTQTFPPFQTLNAYGHLTAPIETAKPIELSKLRDVTATRTTPPGFYGKSESLIAVNLIKKDTKLEMLEPQSLISTAAISSIQEEGTKDLRPAFFTIALLLLLLDSFIVAAMAGLFSRGILQRMRPLASTLLLGSFFLITQNAIETHAQQVNDDISFDATLTTRLAYVVTGDDAIDEISQAGLFGLTNFLGLRTALEPGPPIGVDISKDELAFFSLLYWPIDARAEVPDTNTMARVDAFMKQGGTVLFDTRDQLDVGITSVTPANAKLRQIVANLDIPPLEPVPSNHVLTRAFYLLQEFPGRWQGSPLWVEATQNGDTEDQGSRSQADGVSSIIITANDFAGAWATDENAQPLLPTLPNNPNQRIYAFRVGVNIVMYTLTGNYKADQVHIPALLERLGQ, from the coding sequence ATGTTTGGTACCGCGCTTTCTTTTGCAAGTCCCGCGATTCTTGGCGCGCTGATTCTTTTGCCAGTGATCTGGTGGCTTTTGCGTCTCACGCCACCACGCCCGCAACGCCAAGACTTTCCACCAACAAGGCTTTTGGCAGAGCTGACAAAAAAAGAAGATACACCGCACAAAAGCCCGTGGTGGCTCACGGCTATTCGCCTGTGCCTTGCAGCCCTTGCTATTATTGCGCTGGCCGGCCCTTTCTGGCAGCCAAACCCAGTTGCAACGTCAAGCGACAAGCCGCTGCTTCTCGTCGTTGATAATGGCTGGACCACCGCGCGCGATTGGCCCAAACGCGCCAAAGCTGCCCGCAACATTGTCCAAAATGCCATTCGGCTGCAAAAACCGGTGGCCCTTGTTATGACAACGGAACCTGAAAATGCCGAGGTACGCCTGATAGAACCGGAAAAAGCGCTCGAAAGCCTAACCGCTCAAGCCCCTGCCCCCTACCCAGAAGATCGAGCAACAACCGCCACACGCCTCAAGTCCGCGACGAGCGCCTTGGGTGATGTTGATGTCATTTGGCTTGCAAGCCCCCTTAAAACCCAAGGGGATGATGTGCTTGCGACAGTATTGAGCCAAATCGGCGATGTCGCCATCCGCTTTGAGCCCTCAAGCCGGTTTGCGATCACCCATGCGGGGAATGGCGCAAGTGCGCTCAATATAACCATCAAGCGATCCGCACTAACAACCCGCCCAGCGACTTTGCGCGCGCTCGATAAAGACAACCTATCATTAGCCGATGTGCCAGTATTTTTTAAAGACAGTGCCTTGGAAACCCATGCTGATATCGAATTGCCGATTGAGTTGAGAAATCAAATCACACGCCTTAACCTGATTGGGGAGGACGGCAATACAATAGAAAGCATCGGTGCGACCTATCTGATTGATGACCGCTCACGCAGGCGTTCAATAGGTCTGGTCTCTGGCGTTAAAAACGATCAAGCACAACAACCCCTGCTCTCGCCGCTTTATTATATTCGCCGCGCGCTGGAACCTTTCACAGATATTCGTGATTCAGGAACACCCAATTTGACTGAGGCCATACCCGAACTGCTTCAATCAGGTGTCTCAATGATTGTGCTAGCAGACGTTGGCACTATTCCTGTGGATCAGACAGACCGCTTGCGCAAATTTATGAGTAAGGGCGGCACAATTGTGCGCTTTGCAGGGCCGCGTTTGGCGGCATCAGAAGATAAATTGACACCTGTGCGCTTGCGCGCTGGCGACCGCAATCTTGGCGGCTCTCTCACATGGGAAGAACCACAAAAGCTCGCGCGATTTTCTGAAGCTGGTCCTTTCGCAGGCATGAATTTGCCCGATGACATTGAAGTCACTCGTCAGGTTTTGGCAGAACCTGATTTTGATTTATTAAAGAAGACATGGGCAGAGCTTGAAGATGGCACGCCGCTTGTGACCGCTGAACAGGTGGGCGAAGGCTGGCTCGTTTTATTCCATGTCACCGCTGATGCCACATGGTCGAACCTTCCTATATCGGGCGCTTTTGTCGATATGCTGGTCAAACTAACAGCCTTCTCATCAGTGCCTGCAAGCGCTATTGCGGATGAACGCACAAATCAAACGCAAACCTTTCCACCATTCCAAACACTCAATGCTTATGGCCACCTCACCGCACCGATTGAAACCGCCAAACCCATTGAGCTGTCAAAGCTTAGGGATGTAACAGCCACTCGTACAACGCCGCCAGGGTTTTATGGAAAATCAGAAAGCTTGATTGCTGTTAATCTTATAAAAAAGGATACAAAGCTCGAAATGCTTGAACCACAGAGCTTAATTTCCACGGCAGCAATTTCATCCATTCAAGAAGAAGGAACAAAGGATCTGCGGCCCGCCTTTTTCACCATTGCTTTGCTTTTATTATTACTCGACAGCTTCATTGTAGCAGCGATGGCAGGATTGTTCTCGCGTGGCATACTCCAGCGCATGCGGCCACTGGCCTCGACGTTGCTTTTGGGCAGCTTTTTTCTCATCACGCAAAATGCAATCGAGACCCACGCGCAGCAAGTAAACGACGACATATCTTTTGATGCAACTTTAACAACCCGCCTTGCTTATGTTGTCACCGGCGATGATGCTATCGATGAGATCAGTCAGGCAGGGCTTTTCGGTTTGACCAATTTCTTAGGCCTGCGCACCGCCTTAGAACCCGGGCCACCCATTGGGGTTGATATTTCTAAAGATGAACTCGCCTTCTTCTCGCTCCTCTATTGGCCGATTGATGCCCGCGCAGAAGTACCCGACACCAACACAATGGCACGTGTTGATGCCTTCATGAAACAGGGCGGCACGGTGTTGTTTGACACCCGTGATCAACTCGATGTTGGCATCACCAGTGTCACACCCGCCAATGCAAAATTGCGCCAGATCGTTGCAAATCTCGATATTCCGCCACTTGAACCCGTACCCTCAAATCATGTTCTCACCCGCGCCTTCTACCTGCTACAAGAGTTTCCCGGTCGTTGGCAGGGCAGTCCTTTGTGGGTTGAGGCAACGCAAAACGGCGACACCGAAGATCAAGGAAGTCGTTCTCAAGCTGATGGTGTCTCATCAATCATCATCACCGCGAATGATTTCGCTGGCGCATGGGCGACGGACGAAAACGCTCAGCCTCTTTTGCCCACACTGCCCAACAATCCAAATCAACGCATTTATGCCTTCCGCGTTGGCGTTAATATTGTGATGTACACGCTCACAGGCAATTACAAAGCAGATCAGGTTCACATACCCGCACTGCTCGAACGATTGGGTCAATAA